From Bacillus sp. FSL K6-3431, the proteins below share one genomic window:
- a CDS encoding GMC family oxidoreductase gives MAKTLPKVNVVTVGVGWTGGIIAAECAKKGLKVVGLERGGNRNTEDFSMIHDELRYAIRYDLMQDVSKETITFRNKRDQRGLPMRQLGSFLLGNGVGGAGVHWNGHTFRFLPYDFEIKTKTIEKYGASKIKDGYLLQDWGITYDELEPYFDQFEKTCGISGETNPLGGKRSNDYPTPPMKNTVMTNKFRDTAKKLNLHPFSMPSANLSETYTNPDGETIYACQYCAFCERFGCEYGAKSSPNVTVIPTATKTGNFELRTHSNVIEILHSGGKATGVKYIDTMKGEEVIQPADVVVLTSYVLNNAKLLLVSKLGKPYDPKTGTGVIGKNYCYQLNPGSTGFFEKERFNSYMGAGSLGQVVDDFNGDNFDHSDLDFIHGGSLVVSQSGFRPIASNPVPPGTPLWGKEFKAKSIKYYTRTIDAWFEGASMPHRDNFLDLDPTFKDAYGVPLLRMTYNFTEQDRKLNDYLNKQSDKVMKEMGADTLMNYGELQDYNIVPYQTTHNVGGVVMGDDPAISAVNNYSQMWDADNVFVVGASAFPHNSGYNPTGTLGALAYRAAEGIVQYSKNGGQLA, from the coding sequence TTGGCGAAAACCTTACCTAAAGTCAATGTTGTAACTGTCGGAGTTGGTTGGACTGGGGGAATTATTGCAGCTGAATGTGCCAAAAAAGGTTTGAAAGTTGTTGGTCTAGAAAGAGGCGGCAATCGAAACACGGAAGATTTTTCAATGATTCATGATGAATTGCGATATGCTATTCGTTATGATTTGATGCAAGATGTGTCCAAAGAGACAATTACCTTCCGAAATAAACGAGATCAACGAGGCCTACCAATGCGACAATTGGGGTCGTTTCTTCTTGGTAATGGGGTTGGTGGTGCTGGGGTCCACTGGAATGGACATACATTCCGTTTCCTTCCATATGATTTTGAAATTAAAACAAAAACAATTGAAAAGTACGGAGCATCAAAAATTAAAGATGGTTATTTACTTCAAGATTGGGGTATTACATACGACGAGCTAGAGCCCTATTTTGACCAGTTTGAAAAAACATGTGGTATTTCAGGTGAAACAAATCCGCTTGGAGGTAAACGGAGTAATGATTATCCCACACCTCCAATGAAAAATACTGTGATGACAAATAAGTTCAGAGACACAGCAAAAAAGCTGAATTTACATCCTTTTTCTATGCCTTCAGCTAATTTATCTGAAACGTATACAAATCCTGATGGAGAAACAATATATGCTTGTCAATATTGTGCATTTTGTGAGCGATTTGGATGTGAGTATGGAGCAAAGTCTTCGCCTAATGTTACCGTCATTCCAACCGCAACCAAAACAGGGAACTTCGAGCTGAGAACGCATTCTAATGTAATCGAAATTCTGCATAGTGGCGGAAAAGCAACAGGTGTAAAATATATTGATACGATGAAAGGTGAGGAAGTCATTCAGCCTGCAGATGTGGTTGTATTAACAAGCTATGTGTTAAATAACGCTAAACTTTTGCTTGTATCAAAACTTGGAAAACCATACGATCCAAAAACGGGCACAGGCGTTATCGGAAAAAACTATTGCTATCAGCTTAATCCAGGTAGTACCGGATTTTTTGAAAAAGAAAGATTTAATTCTTATATGGGTGCGGGTTCGCTTGGTCAAGTTGTTGATGATTTTAACGGGGATAACTTTGACCATAGTGATCTCGATTTTATTCATGGAGGTTCTCTCGTCGTTAGTCAATCTGGTTTTCGCCCGATTGCAAGCAATCCAGTCCCACCTGGAACGCCATTATGGGGAAAAGAGTTTAAAGCGAAATCAATTAAATATTATACAAGAACGATTGATGCATGGTTTGAAGGTGCTTCTATGCCACATCGAGATAATTTTCTTGATTTAGATCCTACTTTCAAAGATGCATATGGTGTTCCATTGTTAAGAATGACATATAATTTCACTGAACAAGACCGCAAATTAAACGATTATTTAAATAAACAAAGTGACAAAGTAATGAAAGAAATGGGCGCAGATACACTCATGAATTATGGCGAATTACAAGATTATAATATTGTTCCATACCAGACAACCCATAATGTGGGTGGCGTAGTTATGGGAGATGATCCAGCGATATCAGCTGTGAATAACTATTCACAAATGTGGGATGCTGATAATGTATTCGTTGTTGGTGCTTCTGCATTCCCACATAATAGTGGCTATAATCCTACAGGGACACTTGGTGCGCTTGCATATAGAGCAGCGGAAGGGATTGTGCAATACAGTAAAAATGGGGGCCAACTAGCATAG
- the tatA gene encoding twin-arginine translocase TatA/TatE family subunit, whose product MLFQSIGIPGLIIILVITLIVFGPKKLPEIGAAFGKTLSEFKKSANEIMSSDEVNKQVKIETEEAIQATSDPIKK is encoded by the coding sequence ATGTTGTTTCAATCTATTGGAATTCCAGGTTTAATTATTATATTAGTCATAACACTTATCGTATTTGGTCCAAAAAAACTTCCCGAAATTGGTGCTGCATTTGGGAAAACTTTATCAGAGTTTAAAAAGTCAGCTAATGAGATTATGAGTTCTGATGAAGTTAATAAACAAGTAAAGATAGAAACAGAAGAAGCAATTCAGGCAACATCTGATCCAATCAAAAAGTGA
- the tatC gene encoding twin-arginine translocase subunit TatC: MDEEKVLTEHLGELRVVIIYSCLFLIICFAIFLIFIQQMIPIITMDQKLTMLGPLDVIRFYTGIAGSLSIGVSAPFIGFLLWRFIRPALTENESKKTIRYIPAMLISFIIGISFGYYIVFPFAYQFLMLLGTANFDMMITTQSYFSFLLMTTIPMGFLFEVPFVLMFLTSIDIVTPSKLTSIRKYAYIVMAIVSAVITPPDFISNIIVLIPLVILYEIGIGLSKYVFENKQRKEMHAQRLPQL, encoded by the coding sequence ATGGATGAAGAAAAAGTATTAACAGAGCATTTGGGAGAATTACGAGTGGTAATCATTTATTCATGTTTATTCCTCATCATTTGCTTTGCCATTTTTTTAATCTTTATTCAGCAAATGATTCCGATTATCACAATGGATCAAAAGTTAACAATGCTTGGTCCATTAGACGTAATTCGTTTTTATACAGGAATTGCAGGCAGCCTAAGCATAGGTGTGTCTGCTCCCTTTATTGGCTTTTTACTTTGGCGTTTTATCCGACCTGCACTTACTGAGAATGAAAGTAAAAAGACAATAAGGTATATTCCTGCAATGCTCATTAGCTTTATTATTGGCATTTCATTTGGCTACTACATTGTGTTTCCCTTCGCCTACCAATTTTTAATGCTACTTGGTACTGCGAATTTTGATATGATGATTACGACTCAAAGCTATTTTTCGTTTTTGTTAATGACAACGATACCAATGGGTTTTCTATTTGAAGTTCCATTTGTCTTAATGTTTTTAACTTCCATTGATATTGTAACGCCAAGTAAATTAACGAGTATCCGAAAATATGCTTACATTGTTATGGCAATAGTTTCTGCTGTTATTACACCACCCGATTTTATCTCAAATATAATTGTGTTAATTCCGTTGGTCATCCTTTATGAAATCGGTATAGGACTTTCTAAATATGTTTTTGAAAATAAGCAGCGTAAGGAAATGCACGCACAACGCCTTCCACAGCTTTGA
- a CDS encoding GntR family transcriptional regulator — MRESNPSVPKYQIARDYILNFIQNKDIPAHDRIPSESEFIDKLGVSSITVRRALAELVDEGVIYRIKGKGSFISDQKPTNQTRSKLITFVLSGNEMYDNSYIQIIKGVQSYLSEHDYKLIIEFIENNIDQEIELVKKLIQTDCGGLLIYSSDPEAAKEYLKDIQLKRLPVVLLDRFPMGIPLPCITCNNHDGAYEAVKYLIDLGHTKIGFSAYDFFLNSEKERYLGYQHAMMNANLSTDSTIFFEERNLNYKELVTEIKKGCLTALFCVNDRRALEVIDQLTKMGISIPQDISIIGFDDLESSKYAKISLSTVKQHFDILGYEAAKLLLDIHKNTQIEPKKVLLPTSLIIRESTASPSKIE, encoded by the coding sequence ATGAGAGAGTCAAATCCCTCCGTTCCAAAGTATCAAATAGCAAGAGATTATATACTCAATTTTATTCAAAATAAAGATATACCCGCCCATGATCGTATACCAAGTGAGAGCGAGTTTATTGATAAACTCGGAGTCAGCTCAATTACAGTTAGAAGAGCCTTAGCCGAGTTAGTAGACGAAGGAGTGATCTATCGAATCAAAGGGAAAGGTAGCTTTATTTCCGATCAAAAGCCAACAAATCAAACAAGATCAAAACTAATCACTTTCGTATTATCAGGAAATGAAATGTATGACAATTCTTATATCCAAATTATTAAAGGAGTTCAGTCATATCTTTCAGAGCATGATTATAAGTTAATCATTGAGTTTATTGAAAACAATATCGACCAGGAAATAGAGTTGGTAAAAAAATTAATTCAAACAGATTGTGGCGGACTATTAATATATTCCTCAGATCCGGAAGCAGCTAAAGAATATCTAAAAGATATTCAGTTAAAAAGACTTCCTGTTGTGTTATTGGATAGGTTTCCAATGGGTATTCCCTTACCATGTATCACTTGTAATAATCATGATGGAGCTTATGAGGCAGTGAAATATCTAATTGATTTAGGTCACACAAAAATTGGATTTAGCGCTTATGACTTTTTTTTAAATTCAGAAAAGGAGCGGTATCTTGGGTACCAGCATGCAATGATGAATGCCAACCTGTCGACTGACTCCACTATCTTCTTTGAGGAGCGGAATCTAAATTACAAAGAACTCGTGACAGAGATTAAAAAAGGTTGCCTAACAGCATTATTCTGCGTAAATGATCGTAGAGCCCTTGAAGTCATCGACCAACTGACCAAAATGGGTATAAGTATCCCACAAGATATTTCAATTATCGGTTTTGACGACCTGGAAAGCTCCAAATATGCTAAGATATCCCTAAGTACAGTCAAACAGCACTTTGATATACTTGGCTATGAAGCAGCTAAATTATTGCTAGATATCCACAAAAATACTCAGATCGAACCTAAAAAAGTTTTATTGCCTACAAGCCTCATTATTCGAGAATCAACGGCTTCCCCAAGTAAAATAGAATGA
- a CDS encoding glycoside hydrolase family 38 C-terminal domain-containing protein, with amino-acid sequence MTELKKAYFVDGYHGGIKGHMPLGSWTDVIKTMKNYPKWKISLDIEPISWDELRKTDPDSYLIMKNHLKDNGIHSRVEMLAGSYAQPFGWVIGGESNIRHLLMGREVIQDHFPEVVVDTYATQEPCWSSCFPQILHSLGYTRAVLKNPGTGWAGYASGIEHETVMWVGPDGSSIPCVPRYDCEELLNCWETEAGYMDKEFVEKCVINSITHPVGSFLQDLGWPAHPKLGNMDIQYVTWREYFESIAEKTTYEWYFTQEDIRCTLPWGEGTLQQMARQVRSAENKILITEKIAALASASRGFAYPREQFRKAWDQLLLSQHHDAWICATTGEGRDKWAWQAGTQSWNAEAICNEILDQATDSFRSVSDDETTEKGILVFNTLASNRIDIVEIELPTPEGTTAIRVTDLYGHEVKSQIIPTRTYDNGKSVNACKLLFKANIPSFSYSTYSVQPIHKKQEVTSSPIIQMEENTLRMITDIYEITLDTSRGGVITRLFEKTMNKDFVRGLDASINEYTGYFIQQQRWISSTDSVVSVDIKENGPLRAHVQLKGKMDDTDFTTEITVTKGEKRIDFHVRFHYKDETWIGDPWDIEPENRRTERRKSHHNDKYKLKALFPVSLENRKLYKNAAFDVVESRHVSTSFTRWDEIKHSVLLNWVDVYDEQQNCGLALFTDHTTGYSHSKDEPLALTLGWGWEGGFWWGKRPLVGQKELNYSILPHANCWNNAEVQLEYVRWAEPLLPIYTMLKPGLVNYSFLSISDSSIEIPTILQEGEDLLVRLFNSGSDARHTILSINAKVTKAEIVELDGKYKERLLLQKANEGGYQVEVSLNGFGIKTVRFCNVYPKIV; translated from the coding sequence GTGACAGAACTGAAGAAGGCTTATTTTGTTGATGGCTACCATGGTGGAATAAAAGGTCATATGCCACTTGGATCTTGGACAGATGTTATTAAAACTATGAAGAATTACCCGAAATGGAAAATTAGTCTAGACATAGAACCTATATCCTGGGATGAACTGAGAAAAACAGATCCTGACTCTTATCTGATTATGAAAAATCATTTAAAAGATAATGGTATCCATTCAAGAGTAGAAATGCTTGCAGGCAGTTATGCCCAACCCTTCGGATGGGTCATCGGAGGAGAAAGTAATATTCGGCATTTACTGATGGGAAGAGAAGTAATTCAAGACCATTTTCCGGAAGTAGTTGTGGATACGTATGCTACTCAAGAACCGTGCTGGAGCAGCTGTTTTCCACAAATTCTTCATTCGTTAGGGTATACACGTGCAGTACTAAAGAACCCCGGGACTGGCTGGGCAGGATATGCTTCGGGAATTGAACACGAAACTGTAATGTGGGTAGGTCCCGATGGGTCTTCTATTCCCTGTGTCCCCCGATATGATTGCGAAGAGCTTCTCAATTGTTGGGAAACAGAGGCTGGCTATATGGATAAGGAATTCGTCGAGAAATGTGTAATCAATAGTATTACTCATCCAGTTGGAAGCTTTTTGCAAGACTTAGGTTGGCCTGCGCACCCAAAGCTTGGCAATATGGATATTCAGTATGTGACGTGGCGGGAATATTTTGAAAGTATCGCCGAAAAAACCACCTATGAATGGTATTTTACTCAAGAAGATATACGCTGTACACTTCCATGGGGAGAAGGAACATTGCAACAAATGGCAAGACAAGTACGATCAGCGGAAAATAAAATATTGATCACTGAAAAGATAGCGGCGTTAGCTAGTGCGTCGCGTGGGTTTGCTTATCCACGTGAACAATTTAGAAAGGCCTGGGATCAACTATTATTATCTCAACATCATGATGCATGGATTTGCGCGACCACCGGGGAGGGGAGGGATAAATGGGCATGGCAAGCGGGGACGCAATCATGGAATGCAGAAGCCATATGTAATGAAATACTTGATCAAGCGACAGATAGTTTCCGGAGTGTTTCGGATGACGAAACAACGGAAAAAGGTATTCTTGTTTTTAATACTTTAGCTTCAAACAGAATAGATATTGTAGAGATTGAACTCCCTACTCCGGAAGGAACAACTGCTATACGTGTCACAGATTTGTATGGGCATGAAGTAAAAAGTCAGATTATTCCGACGAGAACATATGACAATGGTAAAAGTGTTAACGCGTGTAAATTACTATTTAAAGCGAATATACCTTCATTCAGTTATAGTACGTATTCTGTTCAGCCAATACACAAAAAGCAGGAAGTTACTTCGTCCCCAATAATACAGATGGAAGAAAATACTTTGCGAATGATAACAGATATCTATGAGATCACTTTAGATACATCTCGTGGCGGTGTGATAACAAGACTCTTTGAAAAAACGATGAATAAGGACTTTGTTAGAGGGTTAGATGCATCAATTAATGAATATACGGGGTATTTTATCCAGCAACAACGTTGGATCAGTAGTACTGACTCAGTGGTATCCGTTGATATCAAGGAAAATGGTCCATTACGTGCACATGTTCAATTAAAGGGAAAGATGGATGATACGGATTTTACAACTGAGATAACTGTCACAAAAGGAGAGAAAAGAATTGACTTTCATGTCCGGTTCCATTATAAGGATGAAACTTGGATAGGTGACCCATGGGATATCGAACCGGAAAATAGAAGAACAGAGCGGAGAAAATCCCATCATAACGATAAATATAAATTAAAGGCTTTATTTCCAGTATCTCTTGAAAATCGCAAACTGTATAAAAATGCAGCATTCGATGTAGTTGAAAGTAGACATGTAAGTACGTCCTTTACACGGTGGGACGAAATAAAGCACAGTGTTCTTTTAAACTGGGTCGATGTGTATGATGAACAGCAAAATTGCGGGTTAGCCCTTTTCACTGATCATACAACTGGCTATTCACATAGTAAAGACGAACCATTAGCTCTAACTTTGGGATGGGGGTGGGAAGGTGGATTTTGGTGGGGAAAGCGTCCGCTAGTCGGACAGAAGGAATTAAATTATTCGATTCTCCCACATGCTAATTGTTGGAATAATGCGGAAGTACAGCTGGAATATGTACGGTGGGCAGAACCTTTACTACCGATTTATACGATGCTCAAGCCAGGACTAGTTAATTATTCATTTCTTTCTATAAGTGACTCCTCTATTGAAATTCCAACCATTTTACAGGAGGGGGAAGATCTACTCGTTCGTTTATTTAATTCTGGATCTGATGCAAGGCATACGATTCTCTCAATTAACGCGAAGGTGACGAAGGCTGAGATCGTGGAACTGGATGGCAAATATAAAGAAAGATTATTGCTACAGAAGGCAAACGAAGGGGGTTATCAAGTTGAGGTATCGCTAAACGGGTTCGGCATTAAAACTGTTCGATTTTGTAATGTTTACCCTAAAATAGTGTAG
- a CDS encoding ABC transporter substrate-binding protein — protein MRIVKCQFLVLLVMLLAIGLIGCQSQGVEKDTTKRTIQEGEKEITLTVMLSWVIGEDRWEEFYKKPVEEKFPHITLKRIEGDAGDRETLEETFAAGIKPDIIMVSHPSQIQLLQEYELAYDMRELIEHYDFDLTRYDNDYLAEWLSWTGGEIWSLPFVAQKYALHYNKDIFDLIGEPYPSDNMTWEEVLDLASRLTFSRDGINYQGIYMQHDASQTLSQVIGDTLYVDPETDNVLWTEREEVKDYLALVDRMKSIPGIELDVKTEGIAFIEAFQTERTLAMIPHQFLESLPEDMNWDIATYPVWSKALGIQPNQSGWALGVTAVSEHKEAAFELLNFWYTDEQILSKGNSAVTTPFNHLFENEAVEKALREDPYRPYLADLNVNSLFQNSPGGGTSEQRSYFDTGAQNVIGGIGFKYDESEQDWNTFLRDLKQEEERRIGEEKATR, from the coding sequence ATGAGGATAGTTAAATGTCAATTCCTTGTCTTATTAGTCATGTTATTAGCGATTGGATTAATAGGTTGTCAGTCTCAAGGTGTGGAAAAAGATACGACGAAAAGGACTATCCAAGAAGGCGAGAAGGAGATCACACTTACTGTAATGCTGAGTTGGGTAATTGGTGAAGATCGATGGGAGGAATTTTACAAAAAGCCAGTGGAGGAGAAGTTTCCTCACATTACATTAAAAAGAATTGAAGGGGATGCGGGAGATAGAGAAACGCTAGAAGAAACCTTCGCTGCGGGAATTAAACCTGACATTATCATGGTCAGTCATCCTTCCCAGATTCAATTACTTCAAGAATATGAATTAGCTTATGATATGAGGGAGCTTATTGAACATTATGATTTTGATCTCACTCGTTATGATAATGATTATTTAGCGGAATGGCTTTCGTGGACAGGTGGCGAGATCTGGTCTTTACCTTTTGTTGCTCAGAAATATGCGCTACATTATAACAAAGATATTTTCGATCTAATTGGAGAACCTTATCCATCAGACAATATGACCTGGGAGGAAGTTCTAGATCTTGCTTCCCGCCTTACTTTCTCAAGAGATGGTATTAACTATCAAGGTATATACATGCAACATGACGCGAGTCAAACTTTGTCTCAGGTCATAGGTGATACCCTATATGTTGATCCAGAGACAGACAATGTACTTTGGACGGAACGTGAGGAGGTTAAAGACTATTTAGCGTTAGTTGATCGAATGAAGTCTATTCCTGGAATCGAACTTGATGTCAAAACAGAGGGCATAGCTTTTATAGAGGCTTTTCAAACAGAAAGAACTTTGGCTATGATTCCTCATCAGTTCCTAGAATCATTACCTGAGGATATGAATTGGGATATTGCCACTTACCCTGTTTGGTCTAAGGCACTAGGCATACAGCCGAATCAAAGTGGTTGGGCACTTGGTGTAACCGCTGTTAGCGAACATAAGGAAGCCGCTTTTGAATTACTAAATTTTTGGTACACTGATGAACAGATTCTAAGCAAGGGGAATTCTGCTGTGACAACGCCGTTCAATCATCTATTTGAAAATGAGGCTGTTGAAAAAGCACTGAGAGAAGATCCTTACCGTCCCTATCTTGCCGATTTAAACGTTAATTCTTTATTTCAGAATAGCCCTGGTGGTGGTACATCAGAACAAAGATCGTATTTCGATACGGGTGCACAGAATGTAATAGGTGGAATAGGATTCAAATATGATGAGTCTGAACAAGATTGGAACACATTCCTTCGTGATTTAAAACAAGAAGAAGAGCGAAGAATTGGAGAAGAAAAGGCAACGAGATAA
- a CDS encoding amino acid ABC transporter ATP-binding protein: MLTVKNVQKSFGKNKVLRGVDIHINKGDVTVILGPSGSGKTTLLRCLNFLERPDEGELIFHGINTHFKDASKKDILQVRKKTAFVFQNYNLFNNKTALENVTEGLIIGRKVPKTEANEIGKKALDKVGLSDKYDFYPSQLSGGQQQRVGIARAIAVKPDVILFDEPTSALDPELVGEVLSVMKTLAQEGTTMLIVTHEMSFAQDVANKVIFMDDGIIVEEGTPQEIFVKPKEKRTQQFLRRIIGDYDYTI, translated from the coding sequence ATGTTAACAGTAAAAAACGTACAAAAGAGTTTTGGGAAGAACAAGGTATTAAGGGGTGTTGATATTCATATCAACAAAGGGGACGTAACTGTAATCTTAGGTCCGAGTGGATCCGGTAAAACAACCCTTCTTCGCTGTTTAAACTTTTTAGAAAGACCTGATGAAGGAGAGCTCATCTTTCATGGAATAAACACGCATTTTAAGGATGCAAGCAAAAAAGACATTTTACAAGTTCGGAAAAAAACAGCATTTGTTTTTCAGAACTATAATCTTTTCAACAATAAAACGGCATTAGAGAACGTGACAGAAGGCTTAATTATTGGGCGAAAGGTTCCGAAAACTGAAGCGAATGAAATTGGAAAAAAAGCACTTGATAAAGTTGGTCTATCGGATAAATATGATTTTTATCCGTCTCAATTATCTGGGGGTCAACAGCAAAGGGTTGGTATAGCCAGAGCAATTGCGGTCAAGCCTGATGTCATTCTATTTGATGAACCTACCTCTGCACTTGATCCCGAGCTTGTCGGTGAGGTGTTGTCCGTTATGAAAACATTGGCACAAGAAGGTACAACAATGTTAATTGTGACCCATGAAATGTCTTTCGCCCAAGATGTTGCGAATAAAGTCATTTTTATGGATGACGGTATTATTGTTGAAGAAGGAACACCTCAAGAGATATTTGTAAAGCCGAAAGAAAAAAGAACACAACAGTTCTTAAGAAGAATAATAGGAGATTATGATTATACTATTTAA
- a CDS encoding amino acid ABC transporter permease, translating to MSFNFDFFVDTFFLALTALPTTLKIAAITLLISIPLGFLLAVVRINKIPFLAKLGAVYVSFIRGTPIVIQILIIYSMVPSLLDVFLKSMNSSINVFDINPILYAYIVFSLNTIAILSEVFRSALFTVNKGQLEAAQAIGLTSFQSYRRIIIPQALISALPNLCTATMNLIKATSLAFLMTVKDITAIAKVEAGFGYNYIEAYLDVWIIYLVVCSIVEILFNVLEKNLKSYKTAVG from the coding sequence GTGTCTTTTAATTTTGATTTTTTTGTAGATACCTTTTTCTTAGCATTAACAGCTTTACCAACTACATTAAAAATAGCAGCTATTACTTTGCTTATATCCATACCATTGGGATTTTTGCTTGCCGTTGTAAGAATAAACAAAATTCCCTTTCTAGCAAAGCTTGGTGCAGTCTATGTTTCTTTTATAAGAGGAACACCAATTGTTATTCAAATACTAATTATTTATAGTATGGTTCCTAGCTTACTAGACGTTTTTTTAAAAAGCATGAACAGTTCCATTAATGTATTTGATATCAACCCGATACTTTATGCTTACATTGTATTTTCATTAAATACAATTGCTATTTTATCCGAGGTTTTCCGATCCGCATTATTTACAGTCAATAAAGGTCAACTTGAAGCTGCACAAGCAATAGGTTTAACAAGTTTCCAAAGTTACCGAAGAATTATTATTCCGCAGGCCTTAATTTCAGCGCTGCCTAATTTATGTACGGCAACAATGAATTTAATAAAAGCAACTTCACTGGCTTTTCTTATGACTGTAAAAGATATAACCGCTATTGCAAAAGTTGAAGCTGGCTTTGGTTACAATTATATAGAGGCATATTTAGATGTTTGGATTATCTATCTTGTAGTATGTTCCATTGTTGAAATACTTTTCAACGTATTAGAAAAAAACTTAAAGTCTTATAAAACAGCGGTTGGATAA
- a CDS encoding amino acid ABC transporter permease: MHAFDFTVIFRYYPEILPYLAITFLIVIFSVIFGVLFGFLVAMAKLSKNKIWRVMGNGYTNVLRCTPSVILLFLVYYGLPAIFQGLFGIDINHIYKGIFVIITLVLLFSANMAEVMRSAYEAVDKGQYEAGVSIGLNNVQTFIRILLPQCFIIALPNLGNAVIVLFQEGALAFTIGFIDMMGKANLIVSLNYGSHAREIYIGLALIYWAISIIIEKGMSKFEGIYKEKILAKTV, from the coding sequence ATGCATGCATTTGATTTTACAGTTATTTTTCGATATTATCCCGAGATTCTTCCTTATTTAGCAATCACATTCTTAATCGTTATATTTTCAGTAATTTTCGGTGTCCTATTTGGTTTCTTGGTGGCTATGGCAAAGTTAAGTAAGAATAAAATATGGAGAGTAATGGGTAATGGATATACAAATGTATTAAGATGTACCCCTTCAGTAATTTTACTATTTTTAGTTTATTACGGACTGCCAGCAATATTTCAAGGATTGTTTGGTATAGATATCAATCATATATACAAAGGTATTTTTGTCATTATCACACTCGTTCTTTTGTTTTCAGCAAATATGGCGGAAGTAATGCGTTCCGCCTACGAAGCAGTAGACAAAGGTCAATATGAAGCAGGTGTAAGCATTGGTCTGAATAATGTACAGACATTTATAAGGATCTTACTACCACAGTGTTTTATTATTGCCCTTCCTAATTTAGGGAATGCAGTAATCGTTTTATTTCAAGAAGGAGCCTTGGCATTTACCATTGGTTTTATAGATATGATGGGAAAAGCCAATTTAATTGTATCTCTTAACTATGGATCGCATGCCAGAGAAATATATATTGGTCTTGCACTTATATACTGGGCGATTTCTATCATAATTGAAAAAGGAATGTCAAAATTCGAAGGAATATATAAGGAAAAAATACTTGCCAAAACCGTTTAA
- a CDS encoding transporter substrate-binding domain-containing protein, which produces MKYLRNWIGITVLVLIFTTGCSKGTEDANTNKASTDDVRKIKIAYALTGVPITYQDEKGNATGYDVEIMKLVDERLPDYEFEFIPTTDDDLLIGVETGKYNVGVKNTFYTEARAKKYVYPEENLGASSSGLIMRTEDKDLVQDLSDIAELKKKLIPIAPQDAQYSLVLAYNEKNPDNQITVENSETFTVSDWPIWISEGRYDAMLTIKTSFNKTVVAKDGAYHHLKDDLTYNGFTATKTYPLFNKKEQELADAYDVVMKELKKEKIPNDLLVEFLDEDTFKLLEESN; this is translated from the coding sequence GTGAAATATTTGAGAAATTGGATTGGAATTACAGTGCTAGTATTGATTTTTACTACAGGTTGCTCTAAGGGGACAGAAGATGCAAATACGAATAAAGCAAGTACTGATGATGTAAGAAAAATTAAAATTGCCTATGCACTAACTGGTGTACCTATTACCTACCAAGATGAAAAAGGAAATGCTACAGGCTATGATGTTGAAATAATGAAACTGGTAGATGAACGTCTTCCCGACTATGAATTTGAATTTATACCTACAACAGATGATGATTTATTAATTGGTGTCGAAACTGGTAAATATAATGTAGGTGTAAAAAATACCTTTTACACAGAAGCAAGAGCAAAAAAATATGTTTATCCTGAAGAAAACCTAGGTGCAAGTAGTTCAGGGTTAATAATGAGAACAGAGGATAAAGATCTTGTTCAAGATTTATCCGATATTGCTGAACTAAAGAAAAAATTGATCCCAATCGCCCCTCAAGATGCACAATATAGTTTAGTTCTGGCTTATAACGAAAAAAATCCGGACAATCAGATTACTGTTGAAAACTCTGAAACTTTTACTGTTTCCGACTGGCCGATTTGGATTTCAGAAGGAAGATATGATGCCATGCTTACTATTAAAACTTCATTCAATAAGACGGTAGTAGCTAAAGACGGAGCTTATCACCATTTAAAAGATGACCTAACATACAATGGCTTTACGGCAACAAAGACATATCCTCTATTTAATAAAAAGGAGCAAGAACTCGCTGATGCCTATGATGTTGTAATGAAAGAATTGAAAAAGGAAAAAATACCAAATGATTTACTAGTTGAATTTCTGGATGAAGATACATTTAAACTCCTTGAAGAAAGTAATTAA